The following are encoded together in the Citrobacter arsenatis genome:
- the dcm gene encoding DNA (cytosine-5-)-methyltransferase — protein MDSKNKFQYIKNMRKKLGIGRTEFANLLGLGAAGERTVRGWEEEEHEPSSVKWQAILDLEKKMTEYLENAPFRQKPANECNFTFIDLFAGIGGIRLPYQQQGGHCVFSSEWDKFSQKTYLTNFGEMPQGDITRIPASDIPNHDVLLGGFPCQAFSQAGLKKGFSDTRGTMFFEIQRIMTAKRPKAFMLENVKQLQGHDKGRTLKTILDILRGNGPHSVPDDIPISEDARNALSEKLNYWVDYRVLRAGDFGAPQNRERIFIVGFDRDYYRGVDFDSVFRWPVPPMTPTRVGDILEDLDRLPLSQDRYTISDRLWMGHQKRKLEHEKKGNGFGYSLFNKDSEYTNTISARYYKDGSEILIDQSHLGRNPRKLTPRECARLQGFPDDYIVDAVSQGQIYKQFGNSVCMNVIRAVSEQLVETMKKAEILAGKNQSLERTTG, from the coding sequence ATGGACAGTAAGAATAAATTCCAATATATCAAAAATATGAGAAAAAAATTAGGCATAGGTCGCACCGAATTTGCCAATCTTCTCGGACTCGGTGCAGCCGGAGAACGTACGGTCCGAGGATGGGAAGAAGAGGAACATGAACCGTCTTCCGTCAAATGGCAGGCCATTCTCGATTTGGAAAAGAAGATGACTGAATATCTGGAAAACGCACCTTTCCGCCAGAAGCCTGCAAATGAATGCAATTTCACCTTCATCGATCTGTTTGCTGGTATCGGCGGTATTCGTCTTCCTTATCAGCAGCAAGGAGGGCACTGTGTATTCTCATCCGAATGGGACAAGTTCTCCCAGAAGACCTATCTAACGAATTTCGGCGAAATGCCCCAAGGTGATATCACTAGAATTCCGGCATCCGACATTCCTAATCACGATGTACTGCTTGGCGGATTTCCATGCCAGGCTTTTTCACAGGCCGGTTTGAAAAAAGGTTTCAGCGATACCCGTGGAACCATGTTCTTCGAAATCCAGCGGATCATGACAGCCAAGCGTCCAAAGGCATTCATGTTGGAAAATGTCAAGCAACTGCAGGGACATGATAAGGGTCGTACCCTGAAGACCATTCTCGATATCCTGCGGGGCAACGGACCCCATTCCGTTCCGGACGATATCCCGATTAGTGAGGATGCCCGCAATGCTCTGTCCGAAAAACTCAATTACTGGGTCGATTACCGTGTACTGCGTGCAGGTGACTTCGGTGCCCCTCAGAACCGTGAACGTATTTTCATCGTTGGTTTTGACCGTGACTATTATAGGGGCGTGGATTTTGACAGTGTATTCAGATGGCCGGTACCTCCTATGACTCCGACCCGTGTTGGTGACATTCTGGAAGACCTCGATCGTCTGCCTCTGTCACAAGACAGATATACCATCTCGGATAGACTGTGGATGGGTCACCAGAAACGAAAACTGGAACACGAAAAGAAAGGAAACGGTTTCGGCTATTCTCTTTTCAACAAGGACAGTGAATACACTAATACCATCAGTGCCCGTTATTACAAGGACGGCTCCGAAATCCTGATTGACCAGTCACATTTGGGTAGGAACCCGCGCAAGCTAACTCCGCGGGAATGTGCACGTCTACAGGGATTCCCTGACGACTACATCGTCGATGCTGTTTCACAGGGCCAGATCTACAAGCAATTTGGCAACTCTGTCTGCATGAATGTCATCCGTGCGGTCTCGGAACAGTTGGTCGAAACTATGAAAAAAGCCGAAATACTGGCTGGTAAGAACCAGAGTCTGGAGCGAACAACAGGCTAA
- a CDS encoding LlaJI family restriction endonuclease, with product MLPVDILYLSDRTPVTDRSIPVTVLDELRNRGLLAPDMQKIHFCGVISFSGGLAVFLPRNNSSSRESQALSAHYLLRSLLKFYRDRDTGVFDGDAGTGLIGGESLSLATALIDDYQTNGLYVRRIRVDTTNSGKVVWPETIARGTAYPSPSGPVYIDTVTTRSRYLTDSETAKIHASVMRELYQVYGMLWTGSQGTPEQLQNVPRPEGNVFSWVVHLRRELQFSYSERDIFLLRRLIMYLETGRGTGNGGVLIGVRKFHSLWEAMLDECLVGKYRVNNKLPIPVYLAGSDKFVPVANKNQRTDTVLHNEEKTHVAIIDAKYYDAKTPDSAPGWPDLVKQFFYQKALSYLVPVGTHITNHFIFPGTEKPLRAVHVAERGKVLVTEADCLSEYPPIHCHYQDPLELLRLYSTGEKLVELTREIFTV from the coding sequence ATGTTGCCAGTTGATATTCTGTATCTTTCAGACAGGACACCTGTCACCGATCGCAGTATTCCTGTGACCGTGCTCGATGAGCTGAGAAACAGGGGGCTGCTGGCCCCCGACATGCAGAAAATCCATTTCTGTGGAGTCATATCTTTCAGTGGAGGTCTGGCTGTATTTCTGCCACGAAATAACAGTTCTTCTCGTGAATCGCAGGCTCTTTCAGCACATTATCTGCTCCGCTCACTCCTGAAATTTTACCGAGATAGAGACACCGGTGTTTTTGATGGGGATGCAGGAACCGGACTTATCGGTGGTGAATCCCTGTCGTTGGCAACTGCACTGATTGACGACTATCAGACGAATGGTCTCTATGTCCGCCGGATTAGAGTCGATACAACCAACTCCGGAAAAGTTGTATGGCCGGAGACTATTGCTCGAGGGACTGCCTATCCTAGCCCATCTGGGCCTGTATATATCGATACTGTAACCACACGTTCGCGCTACCTCACCGATAGCGAGACAGCAAAGATTCATGCCTCTGTAATGAGGGAGCTCTATCAGGTATACGGAATGCTCTGGACAGGCAGTCAGGGCACTCCTGAACAACTGCAGAATGTTCCGCGTCCTGAGGGAAATGTTTTCTCATGGGTTGTACACCTAAGAAGAGAACTGCAGTTCAGCTATTCCGAAAGGGATATTTTCCTTTTGCGCAGACTGATCATGTATCTTGAAACAGGGAGAGGAACGGGGAATGGCGGGGTTCTTATCGGTGTCAGGAAGTTTCACAGTCTGTGGGAAGCCATGCTGGATGAATGCTTGGTGGGTAAATACCGAGTTAATAATAAATTGCCTATACCCGTGTATCTGGCCGGCAGTGACAAGTTTGTTCCCGTTGCCAACAAGAACCAGAGAACGGATACGGTTCTCCACAATGAAGAAAAAACGCACGTCGCGATCATTGATGCCAAATACTATGATGCGAAGACACCGGATAGTGCTCCTGGTTGGCCGGATCTGGTAAAACAGTTTTTCTACCAGAAGGCGCTTTCTTACCTAGTGCCGGTCGGTACCCACATCACAAACCATTTCATTTTTCCTGGAACAGAAAAGCCACTCAGGGCTGTCCATGTTGCGGAAAGGGGAAAGGTTCTGGTTACGGAAGCTGACTGTCTGTCCGAATATCCGCCGATTCATTGCCATTACCAGGATCCCCTAGAACTACTTCGGCTGTATTCAACTGGAGAAAAGCTGGTAGAACTGACCCGCGAAATTTTTACAGTCTGA
- a CDS encoding AAA family ATPase, translating to MLSELDMVMNWFKNEPESAWQFDEIGFDDETRTVLSKTGLTLLDHTARMETGSGYHCYIPCQYLMYMLKIGPFVRLLDNYISVFEEIKKNMFPAEFEAMIESGTSNEQALVSLDIYSRSNFFWAFKDPRTRLEAKNLINTSSKTGKKSYRQSDDFVKSVLLASLPVPNVSSETLGTLILDLVRSQETYDYLQRRYMPSLPYMFSVPEGDELLFRIMTTIGWSGQFEPLLGSDPDAEFVSWNDIDRAFLLRPSREPGNALYVQNPVHFSVPLEKYIFIRKGLLDTPDSLEKISVLVSGLWLGMSIRNREGKFFFESSTRASVSGPRVTGGTNRIFYGAPGTGKSYRVHGEMSDGAEKIVTVFHPDTQHNDFVGALKPKMEKNEQGESSITYSFRPGPFTCALILAIARPDRKVCLIIEEINRASAAAVFGELFQLLDREPDGTSTYSINATDPDMLEYINMELGTMGCTPVDSLRIPSNMSLLATMNSSDQAVMPLDTAFKRRWNFEYLPIDLSKPEIPQTEIVFTTNSGKYSVLWRDFAQIINDTLVECEIAEDRLVGPFFLDSKELENGEAAKAALGGKLFIYLWDDVLRHVGHQKIFASTFRTFGNLSAAFRNDMAVFSIAVENRLEGVGTPVDMYRDPQDVAS from the coding sequence ATGCTTTCAGAACTGGATATGGTAATGAACTGGTTCAAAAATGAACCAGAATCGGCATGGCAATTCGATGAGATCGGATTCGATGATGAAACAAGAACGGTTCTATCAAAAACCGGACTGACATTGCTGGACCATACAGCACGGATGGAAACTGGAAGCGGGTATCACTGTTATATACCATGCCAGTATCTGATGTATATGCTAAAGATCGGGCCATTTGTAAGACTACTGGACAACTACATCTCTGTATTCGAAGAAATCAAAAAAAATATGTTTCCGGCAGAATTCGAAGCAATGATCGAAAGCGGAACGTCAAACGAGCAGGCGCTCGTTTCGCTGGACATCTACAGCCGCAGCAACTTTTTCTGGGCTTTCAAAGATCCCAGAACAAGACTTGAGGCAAAAAATCTAATAAACACGAGCTCAAAAACTGGGAAAAAGAGTTATAGGCAATCCGATGATTTTGTCAAATCGGTCTTGCTGGCATCATTGCCGGTCCCGAATGTAAGCTCGGAAACACTCGGTACCCTGATTCTTGATCTGGTGCGTTCTCAAGAAACATATGATTACCTTCAAAGGAGATATATGCCCAGTCTTCCTTATATGTTCAGTGTTCCTGAAGGGGATGAACTACTGTTCAGAATAATGACAACGATTGGCTGGTCCGGTCAGTTTGAGCCTTTACTGGGGTCTGACCCCGATGCCGAATTTGTTTCATGGAATGATATAGACAGGGCATTTCTTCTCCGCCCATCTAGGGAACCCGGCAATGCGCTGTATGTCCAGAATCCCGTCCATTTTTCTGTTCCGCTGGAGAAATATATTTTCATCAGAAAGGGTCTCTTGGATACTCCCGATTCACTTGAAAAAATATCGGTTCTGGTTTCCGGTTTATGGCTGGGGATGAGTATCCGGAACAGAGAGGGCAAGTTCTTTTTCGAGTCATCGACTAGAGCCTCAGTATCCGGACCTAGAGTGACCGGTGGAACGAACAGAATCTTCTATGGGGCACCCGGTACGGGAAAAAGTTACAGGGTCCATGGTGAAATGAGTGACGGTGCAGAAAAGATTGTCACAGTTTTCCATCCTGATACTCAGCATAACGATTTTGTCGGTGCCCTGAAGCCTAAAATGGAAAAGAATGAACAGGGCGAAAGCAGCATAACCTACAGTTTCAGACCAGGCCCTTTTACCTGCGCTCTCATACTGGCCATTGCTCGTCCAGACAGAAAGGTCTGTCTCATTATCGAAGAAATCAACCGTGCTTCTGCTGCAGCTGTCTTCGGCGAGCTTTTCCAGCTTCTAGACAGGGAGCCTGATGGAACGAGTACCTACAGTATCAATGCCACTGATCCGGATATGCTCGAGTATATTAATATGGAACTAGGTACTATGGGATGTACTCCTGTCGATAGCCTACGGATCCCGTCCAATATGTCTCTACTGGCTACCATGAACAGCAGTGATCAGGCAGTTATGCCGCTAGATACTGCATTCAAACGGCGCTGGAATTTCGAATATCTGCCAATCGATTTATCAAAACCGGAGATCCCACAAACCGAAATCGTTTTCACCACCAATTCAGGAAAATATTCGGTACTCTGGCGCGATTTTGCTCAAATTATTAATGACACCCTTGTCGAATGTGAAATAGCAGAGGATCGTCTGGTCGGCCCGTTTTTCCTAGATTCTAAAGAATTGGAAAATGGGGAAGCAGCGAAAGCTGCCCTTGGCGGAAAACTGTTCATCTATTTGTGGGATGATGTGCTGAGACATGTCGGACACCAGAAAATATTTGCGTCTACCTTCAGGACTTTCGGCAACCTATCTGCAGCATTTCGCAATGACATGGCTGTTTTCTCTATTGCCGTAGAGAACAGACTTGAAGGGGTGGGCACTCCTGTTGACATGTACAGAGATCCGCAAGATGTTGCCAGTTGA
- a CDS encoding ATP-binding protein produces MTDKNELQENDFRPSAARLVESLRDTGYSEKAAFADIVDNSIAANATKIAIELQYLMGEFRVVITDNGDGMTESELKNAMRYGSEKRPNPKSLGKFGMGLKTASTAFCRRLVVLSQKEGTAVGRIWDLDTISEKDRWELETPDENDYYDDFEVLEDFSGNSGTMIVWEKIDRLIKPGSDRQMRDQIRTLGKELVDELSAVFFKYLSSGNVEISLKIADEPEILLQGWDPLSTELVTSGGARPQLLKEKKIHVEFNGNSYSFTIRGSLIPSQNELTAEEQEAVRYGLDNQGFYIYREDRLIWNDGWPHRMYKKEGKITRLRVELVFSHELDDVFSIDFRKSRVIIPVEIRRKLQSLIAPWRQALLSVPSKNQSEQSGSTRAHGPADNAIDKQKNRTKNSDIKVDGETVTIRNQNQPKPAVINDIRVYEDKTVRVHEENSLLGDNLWEPSCDIDGNTCVTLGKSHPYFLKMYDVCKNNVEAMKALDMLLWSLANAEHGEYSEANKYTLKGFRQKVSESLRYLSLELPDPEEDSE; encoded by the coding sequence ATGACAGATAAAAATGAATTACAGGAAAATGATTTCCGCCCTTCTGCTGCGAGGCTGGTCGAAAGCCTCCGTGATACGGGATACAGTGAAAAAGCGGCATTTGCTGACATTGTAGACAATTCAATAGCAGCTAATGCTACGAAAATTGCCATCGAGCTCCAATATCTGATGGGTGAGTTCCGAGTAGTCATTACCGATAACGGTGATGGAATGACTGAGTCCGAGCTGAAGAATGCGATGCGGTACGGTTCCGAAAAACGGCCGAATCCGAAGTCACTGGGCAAATTCGGAATGGGGCTGAAAACTGCGTCTACGGCATTCTGCCGTAGACTGGTGGTACTTTCACAGAAAGAAGGAACTGCAGTAGGCCGTATCTGGGATCTCGATACCATCAGTGAAAAAGATCGCTGGGAACTCGAGACCCCAGATGAAAACGACTATTACGACGATTTCGAAGTTCTTGAGGATTTCTCCGGAAATTCAGGCACCATGATTGTCTGGGAAAAAATTGATCGTCTGATCAAGCCAGGCAGCGATAGACAGATGCGTGATCAGATCCGGACCCTCGGCAAGGAACTTGTTGACGAACTGAGTGCCGTCTTTTTCAAATATCTTTCTTCCGGAAACGTAGAAATCTCACTCAAAATTGCGGATGAACCCGAAATCCTTCTCCAAGGATGGGATCCCCTGTCTACTGAACTTGTTACCAGTGGCGGGGCCCGTCCCCAACTCTTGAAAGAAAAGAAAATCCATGTAGAGTTCAATGGAAACAGCTATTCTTTCACAATCAGAGGAAGCCTGATTCCATCGCAGAATGAGCTGACTGCGGAAGAGCAGGAGGCTGTGAGATACGGATTGGATAACCAAGGGTTCTATATCTATCGAGAAGACCGGTTGATATGGAATGACGGCTGGCCTCACCGAATGTATAAGAAGGAAGGTAAGATCACCCGTTTACGTGTCGAGCTTGTTTTCTCCCATGAACTTGATGATGTATTCAGTATCGATTTCCGCAAAAGCCGAGTGATAATCCCTGTTGAAATCCGTAGGAAACTGCAGTCGCTGATTGCTCCATGGCGTCAGGCACTACTTTCCGTTCCGTCAAAAAATCAATCTGAACAGTCCGGTTCGACACGTGCACATGGTCCTGCTGATAATGCGATAGATAAGCAGAAAAACCGTACAAAAAACTCCGATATAAAGGTTGATGGCGAAACAGTTACCATCAGAAACCAGAACCAGCCCAAACCTGCAGTAATCAACGATATACGCGTCTACGAGGACAAGACTGTCAGGGTCCACGAAGAAAACTCCCTGTTGGGTGACAATCTCTGGGAACCGTCATGTGACATAGATGGAAATACCTGCGTAACACTTGGGAAGTCGCATCCATACTTCCTGAAAATGTATGATGTCTGCAAGAACAATGTAGAAGCCATGAAAGCTCTCGACATGCTTCTGTGGAGCCTTGCAAATGCCGAACATGGTGAATACTCAGAAGCGAACAAATACACCCTGAAAGGATTCCGCCAGAAGGTCAGTGAGAGTCTTCGTTATCTCAGCCTTGAACTGCCGGATCCGGAAGAGGATTCAGAATGA
- a CDS encoding DEAD/DEAH box helicase, with translation MVYSIKNGIVEQDGYPIDPKLLFRLGKFVADDRDSETTLVISKRPAELKFRFSHEPSPSFRLFFRKAELTPDQVNSLVEYGYFIADGKRVYFVSDRLKDFSVSACNKLSLPGLLKLLRKLYSDGLIDALPSSLMEKLRAQQQKISLHDKLFVRELYPYQNEGVAWLTFCAANGVGTILADDMGLGKTAQVIALCCDVLEHNPEGRILIVVPNPLLANWIREFSFFAPSLRPFLHYGQNRSGLSSDLSEHNIIVTPYTVLSSDISMLEEIPFDLVLYDEASMLKNPRSGRSLAARRLDSVASVAMSGTPVENCLLDVWALCDLVFPGFLGNEQDFRSRYVHRELSKTLNTDLHGLENSLRQITLRRMKKDVLTQLPEKMDIHRAVTAGEKERNTYESLIEEMQLDAANGGGGMLPLINKLQQFTAHPALLDPSIPHDVKSLCLHSAKFELLMMELDGIEQSGEKVIIFATFQKAIDLLGAAVRERYGITPGVIDGRTPNEQRQPLIDRFSKSSGFDLLLLHPKTAGMGLNITAATNVIHYCRQWNPALEAQATARAWRNGQKSVVSVYYMYYADTVEEMIDERIRMKQKLSEQVIAVADYKETDKQLMLEYLESIKK, from the coding sequence ATGGTTTATTCGATAAAAAACGGCATTGTCGAGCAGGACGGGTATCCAATCGATCCCAAATTGCTTTTTAGACTTGGCAAATTTGTAGCTGATGATAGAGACAGCGAAACTACTTTGGTCATCTCAAAACGCCCAGCTGAACTGAAATTTCGGTTCAGCCATGAACCATCGCCTTCATTCAGATTGTTTTTCAGGAAGGCAGAGCTTACTCCTGATCAGGTGAATTCTTTGGTGGAATACGGTTATTTTATTGCTGATGGCAAACGGGTGTATTTTGTCAGTGACAGACTTAAGGATTTCTCCGTATCTGCCTGCAACAAGCTGTCACTCCCCGGATTGCTCAAACTACTTCGCAAACTATACAGTGATGGACTTATTGACGCTCTTCCATCATCCCTTATGGAGAAGCTTAGGGCACAGCAGCAGAAAATATCACTCCACGATAAACTCTTTGTCAGGGAACTCTACCCCTACCAGAATGAAGGGGTTGCATGGCTGACCTTCTGTGCAGCCAACGGTGTGGGTACCATCCTTGCCGATGATATGGGTCTGGGTAAGACTGCTCAAGTGATTGCCCTATGCTGCGATGTTCTCGAACACAATCCTGAAGGTAGGATCCTTATTGTTGTTCCCAATCCTCTGCTGGCCAACTGGATCAGAGAATTTTCTTTTTTTGCTCCTTCACTCAGACCTTTTCTCCATTATGGGCAGAACAGGAGCGGTCTCAGTTCAGATCTTTCCGAGCACAATATAATTGTTACTCCCTATACCGTATTGAGTTCCGATATTTCGATGCTGGAAGAAATCCCGTTTGACCTTGTACTTTATGATGAAGCCAGTATGCTGAAAAATCCTCGGTCGGGAAGATCTCTTGCAGCAAGACGTCTTGATTCTGTTGCTTCCGTTGCAATGTCGGGAACTCCTGTCGAGAACTGCCTTCTTGACGTTTGGGCTCTCTGTGACCTGGTTTTCCCCGGTTTTCTCGGAAACGAGCAAGATTTCAGATCTCGTTATGTCCATCGCGAACTGTCCAAAACGCTCAATACGGATCTACACGGGCTTGAAAACAGTCTCCGGCAGATAACCCTGCGACGTATGAAAAAAGATGTCCTGACGCAGCTGCCTGAAAAAATGGATATTCACAGAGCTGTTACCGCAGGAGAAAAGGAACGAAATACCTATGAATCCCTCATTGAGGAGATGCAGCTGGATGCGGCAAACGGAGGAGGAGGTATGCTACCCCTGATCAACAAACTACAGCAGTTTACTGCACATCCGGCTCTTTTAGATCCGAGCATACCCCATGATGTCAAATCCCTATGCCTCCACAGCGCCAAATTCGAACTACTTATGATGGAACTGGACGGCATAGAACAATCCGGAGAAAAAGTCATCATCTTTGCCACATTCCAGAAGGCAATCGATCTGCTAGGTGCTGCAGTTAGGGAACGTTATGGCATCACCCCAGGAGTGATTGACGGACGGACTCCAAATGAACAACGGCAGCCGCTGATTGACAGATTTTCCAAATCGTCCGGATTCGATCTGCTACTGTTGCACCCTAAAACAGCCGGTATGGGGCTAAATATCACCGCTGCCACCAATGTAATCCACTATTGCCGACAGTGGAATCCGGCCCTTGAGGCACAGGCTACGGCAAGAGCATGGAGAAACGGACAGAAATCTGTGGTTAGTGTTTATTACATGTATTACGCGGATACTGTCGAAGAAATGATCGATGAACGGATACGAATGAAACAGAAGCTTAGCGAGCAGGTTATTGCAGTGGCCGACTATAAAGAAACAGACAAACAGCTGATGCTGGAATATTTGGAATCGATAAAAAAATGA
- the pyrD gene encoding quinone-dependent dihydroorotate dehydrogenase has translation MYYPFVRKALFQLDPERAHELTFQQLRRITGTPLEALVRQKVPAKPVTCMGLTFKNPLGLAAGLDKDGECIDALGAMGFGSIEIGTVTPRPQPGNDKPRLFRLVDAEGLINRMGFNNLGVDNLVENVKKAHFDGILGINIGKNKDTPVENGKDDYLICMEKVYAYAGYIAINISSPNTPGLRTLQYGEALDDLLAAIKNKQNDLQAIHHKYVPVAVKIAPDLSVEELIQVTDSLVRHNIDGVIATNTTLDRSLVQGMKNCDQMGGLSGRPLQLKSTEIIRQLSQELNGQLPIIGVGGIDSVIAAREKIAAGATLVQIYSGFIFKGPPLIKEIVSNI, from the coding sequence ATGTACTACCCCTTCGTTCGTAAAGCCCTTTTCCAGCTCGATCCTGAGCGCGCTCATGAATTGACATTCCAGCAGTTACGTCGCATTACCGGCACGCCGCTCGAAGCGCTTGTCCGCCAGAAAGTACCCGCAAAACCGGTTACCTGTATGGGGCTGACGTTTAAAAATCCGCTCGGGCTTGCTGCCGGACTGGATAAAGACGGGGAGTGCATTGATGCGCTCGGTGCGATGGGATTCGGTTCAATTGAGATTGGTACCGTGACGCCACGCCCCCAGCCCGGGAACGATAAACCACGTCTGTTCCGTCTGGTGGATGCGGAAGGTTTGATCAACCGCATGGGATTCAATAACCTGGGTGTTGATAACCTGGTGGAGAACGTTAAGAAAGCACATTTTGACGGCATTCTCGGCATTAATATTGGTAAGAATAAAGATACTCCGGTAGAAAACGGCAAAGATGACTATCTGATTTGTATGGAAAAAGTCTATGCTTATGCTGGTTATATTGCGATTAATATCTCTTCACCGAATACGCCGGGATTACGCACGCTACAATACGGCGAAGCGCTGGACGATCTGCTGGCGGCAATTAAAAATAAGCAAAATGATCTGCAAGCGATCCACCATAAATATGTTCCGGTGGCCGTAAAGATCGCGCCGGATCTTTCCGTCGAAGAACTGATCCAGGTCACCGACAGTTTAGTTCGCCATAATATTGATGGCGTAATTGCAACTAACACCACTCTCGATCGTTCTCTCGTACAGGGAATGAAAAATTGCGATCAAATGGGTGGCTTGAGTGGTCGTCCGTTACAATTAAAAAGTACAGAAATTATTCGCCAGTTGTCTCAGGAATTAAATGGTCAGTTGCCGATTATTGGCGTTGGCGGTATCGACTCGGTCATCGCCGCGCGTGAGAAAATAGCCGCTGGCGCTACCCTGGTACAGATTTATTCGGGCTTTATTTTTAAAGGTCCGCCATTGATTAAAGAAATCGTCAGCAATATTTGA
- the symE gene encoding endoribonuclease SymE: protein MTDTHCIAVSFDPEVHAADNRCLKVGYASRYPDYSRIPVKYVQFPSIVMKGQWLKAAGFDTGTDVDVRVMQGCIVLTARTAEPEESALMKSLRKVEKLSARKQKQVLEFIAVIAGKGLKG, encoded by the coding sequence ATGACTGATACGCATTGTATTGCAGTTTCGTTTGATCCAGAAGTGCACGCCGCAGATAACCGTTGCCTGAAGGTGGGTTATGCGAGCCGTTATCCTGATTACAGCCGTATTCCGGTGAAGTACGTCCAGTTTCCGTCCATCGTGATGAAGGGCCAGTGGCTGAAAGCCGCCGGATTCGACACCGGCACCGACGTCGATGTGCGGGTAATGCAAGGCTGCATCGTACTCACCGCCCGCACCGCCGAACCCGAAGAGTCAGCGCTGATGAAATCGCTGCGCAAAGTAGAAAAGCTGTCAGCACGCAAACAAAAGCAGGTGCTGGAGTTTATCGCGGTGATTGCGGGGAAAGGGTTGAAGGGGTGA
- a CDS encoding tyrosine phenol-lyase: MNYPAEPFRIKSVETVSMIPRDERLKKMQEAGYNTFLLNSKDIYIDLLTDSGTNAMSDKQWAGMMMGDEAYAGSENFYHLERTVQELFGFKHIVPTHQGRGAENLLSQLAIKPGQYVAGNMYFTTTRYHQEKNGAVFVDIVRDEAHDAGLNIAFKGDIDLKKLQKLIDEKGAENIAYICLAVTVNLAGGQPVSMANMRAVSELTKAHGIKVFYDATRCVENAYFIKEQEQGFENKSIAEIVHEMFSYADGCTMSGKKDCLVNIGGFLCMNDDEMFSAAKELVVVYEGMPSYGGLAGRDMEAMAIGLREAMQYEYIEHRVKQVRYLGDKLKAAGVPIVEPVGGHAVFLDARRFCEHLTQDEFPAQSLAASIYVETGVRSMERGIISAGRNNVTGEHHRPKLETVRLTIPRRVYTYAHMDVVADGIIKLYQHKEDIRGLKFIYEPKQLRFFTARFDYI; the protein is encoded by the coding sequence ATGAATTATCCGGCAGAACCCTTCCGTATTAAAAGCGTTGAAACTGTATCTATGATCCCGCGTGACGAACGCCTTAAGAAAATGCAGGAAGCGGGTTACAATACTTTCCTGTTAAATTCGAAAGATATTTATATTGACCTGCTGACTGACAGTGGCACCAACGCAATGAGCGACAAGCAGTGGGCCGGAATGATGATGGGTGATGAAGCGTACGCGGGCAGCGAAAACTTCTATCATCTGGAAAGAACTGTTCAGGAACTGTTTGGCTTTAAACATATTGTTCCGACTCACCAGGGACGCGGCGCTGAAAACCTGTTATCGCAACTGGCAATTAAACCTGGGCAATATGTTGCCGGGAATATGTATTTCACTACCACCCGTTATCACCAGGAAAAAAATGGTGCGGTGTTTGTCGATATCGTGCGTGACGAAGCGCACGATGCCGGTCTGAATATTGCGTTTAAAGGTGATATCGATCTTAAAAAATTACAAAAGCTGATTGATGAAAAAGGCGCTGAGAATATTGCCTATATCTGCCTGGCGGTGACGGTTAACCTCGCGGGCGGACAGCCGGTCTCGATGGCAAACATGCGCGCGGTGAGTGAACTGACAAAAGCACACGGCATTAAAGTGTTCTATGACGCCACCCGCTGCGTAGAAAACGCCTACTTTATCAAAGAGCAAGAGCAGGGCTTTGAGAACAAGAGCATCGCCGAGATCGTGCATGAGATGTTCAGCTACGCCGACGGTTGTACCATGAGTGGTAAAAAAGACTGTCTGGTGAACATCGGCGGCTTCCTGTGCATGAACGATGACGAAATGTTCTCTGCTGCCAAAGAGTTAGTCGTGGTGTACGAAGGGATGCCATCCTACGGCGGCCTGGCCGGACGCGACATGGAAGCCATGGCGATTGGCCTGCGTGAAGCCATGCAGTATGAGTACATTGAGCACCGTGTGAAGCAGGTTCGCTACCTGGGCGACAAGCTCAAAGCCGCTGGCGTACCGATTGTTGAACCGGTAGGCGGTCATGCGGTATTCCTCGATGCGCGTCGCTTCTGCGAGCATCTGACGCAGGACGAGTTCCCGGCGCAAAGCCTGGCTGCCAGCATCTATGTGGAAACCGGCGTACGTAGTATGGAACGCGGAATTATCTCTGCAGGCCGTAATAACGTGACCGGTGAACACCACAGACCGAAACTGGAAACTGTGCGTCTGACTATTCCGCGCCGCGTTTATACTTATGCGCACATGGATGTGGTGGCTGATGGCATTATTAAACTTTATCAGCATAAAGAAGATATTCGCGGGCTGAAGTTTATTTACGAGCCGAAGCAACTGCGTTTCTTTACTGCACGCTTTGACTATATCTAA